From Pyrenophora tritici-repentis strain M4 chromosome 1, whole genome shotgun sequence, the proteins below share one genomic window:
- a CDS encoding MhpC, hydrolase or acyltransferase (alpha-beta hydrolase superfamily), with the protein MAPHIPFLSRLHIREYIALFLSICLIGLESFIALITLALPTPIIKLCYRLTRRLFNHLSSPSSKRSRDKKKGVWSSIANASDFTELCELYGYYCEEHIVQTGDGYLLGLHRLGWRQGEEDVRVNSGDKGKSVKKKVVYLHHGLMMNSEVWVCLTDKERCLPFELVERGYDVWLGNNRGNKYSKKSIHHPPTSSAFWNFSMDQFAFHDIPDSISYILETTHQPSLSYIGFSQGTAQAFATLSIHPTLNEKVDVFIALAPAMSPKGVASGIVDSFVKASPDILYLAFGRKTILPSATMWQSILYPPIFVRMIDSSLRFLFNWTAVNITAEQKLAAYPHLYSYSSTKSVVHWFQIIRNGTFQMYDDEAPNPIISNRSKYYKVAKFPTKNIKTPIVLVYGGSDSLVDIAVMLKELPPHTIAKEIPHYEHLDFLWAESVNTLVFPHVFEALDEFASSDTPEGQKERRWRSPGRPRSLLPPGPDNEDDDGGDESATGPPVFRARKISQNRRPMSYSGTPRDDNFATRPSPSNRMSYPSYQPPTEEKPSPSRGRVMSPPPVNRISSISFGSPSATGGDSQITAQTTTSRPEGWWSSDEVAGTDPSYPTTPANPSPARRRSSFNSHESAKSMTGKFGATGITLGAGKAISAVSPGEGRGEGSGGKNDRERLIENDRKHRRNVLRKKPPVTT; encoded by the coding sequence ATTAAGCTATGTTATCGCCTCACGCGCCGCCTGTTCAACCACctctcctcgccctcatcgAAGCGCTCGCGTGATAAGAAAAAGGGCGTCTGGAGCTCCATCGCCAATGCTTCCGACTTTACAGAGCTATGTGAGCTCTACGGATACTACTGCGAGGAGCACATTGTGCAGACGGGGGATGGATACCTCTTGGGTCTGCACCGATTGGGATGGCGACAGGGGGAGGAAGATGTTCGGGTCAACAGCGGAGACAAGGGCAAGAgtgtgaagaagaaggtCGTCTACCTGCATCACGGCCTCATGATGAACAGTGAGGTCTGGGTGTGTCTGACGGATAAGGAGCGATGCTTGCCCTTTGAGCTCGTCGAGCGCGGCTACGACGTCTGGCTCGGAAACAACCGCGGAAACAAGTACTCGAAGAAGAGCATACATCATCCACCGACCTCAAGCGCCTTTTGGAACTTTAGTATGGACCAATTTGCTTTTCACGACATCCCCGACTCGATCTCGTACATTCTGGAAACGACTCACCAGCCCTCTTTGTCATACATTGGCTTCTCGCAAGGCACGGCGCAGGCTTTTGCGACGCTATCGATACACCCAACATTGAACGAGAAGGTGGACGTGTTTATTGCTCTGGCGCCAGCCATGTCGCCAAAGGGTGTTGCGTCTGGCATTGTCGACTCCTTTGTCAAGGCCTCCCCGGACATTCTATACCTGGCTTTTGGTCGCAAGACTATCCTCCCTTCCGCGACTATGTGGCAGTCAATCCTATACCCACCCATCTTTGTTCGCATGATTGACAGTTCCCTACGGTTCCTTTTCAACTGGACGGCTGTCAACATCACGGCGGAGCAAAAGCTTGCAGCCTACCCACATCTCTACTCGTACAGTTCAACCAAGAGCGTAGTTCATTGGTTTCAAATCATCCGCAACGGCACGTTCCAGATGTACGATGATGAGGCGCCGAACCCAATCATCTCGAACCGGTCCAAGTACTACAAGGTCGCCAAGTTCCCTACCAAGAATATCAAGACACCAATCGTACTCGTATATGGAGGATCCGACAGTCTTGTCGACATTGCCGTGATGCTCAAGGAGCTTCCTCCTCACACCATCGCAAAGGAGATCCCGCATTACGAGCATCTCGACTTCCTGTGGGCTGAGTCGGTCAACACCCTCGTCTTCCCACATGTCTTCGAGGCGCTAGACGAGTTTGCGAGTTCAGATACACCAGAAGGCCAGAAAGAGCGGCGGTGGCGATCACCAGGGCGACCCCGGAGTCTCCTGCCACCTGGGCCAGACAAcgaggatgatgatggaGGAGACGAAAGTGCAACGGGACCACCAGTTTTTCGAGCAAGAAAGATATCACAGAACCGACGACCAATGTCTTATAGCGGCACACCAAGGGATGATAACTTTGCAACACGACCCAGCCCTTCCAACAGAATGTCATATCCTTCCTATCAGCCCCCCACGGAAGAAAAACCTTCACCGAGTCGCGGCAGAGTCATGTCCCCGCCCCCTGTCAACCGAATATCTAGTATATCCTTCGGCTCTCCTAGCGCTACGGGCGGTGACTCCCAAATCACAGCTCAAACCACCACCTCGCGACCAGAAGGGTGGTGGTCGTCGGATGAGGTTGCTGGCACCGACCCGTCTTATCCAACCACACCCGCTAACCCAAGTCCAGCCAGAAGACGATCCAGTTTCAACAGCCACGAAAGTGCGAAGAGCATGACGGGGAAGTTTGGAGCTACGGGTATCACGCTTGGCGCTGGAAAGGCTATTAGTGCCGTTTCGCCGGGTGAGGGCCGTGGCGAGGGAAGCGGGGGCAAGAATGATAGAGAGAGGTTGATAGAGAATGACAGGAAACACAGGAGGAACGTGTTGAGGAAGAAACCTCCAGTCACCACCTGA